The proteins below are encoded in one region of Flavobacterium nackdongense:
- a CDS encoding glycoside hydrolase family protein yields the protein MKKYIILIVLLIGVFPVFSQSISELKQNYSGKIKWDEKTKTVHFLKTGVIFFAQKTGIGKDLENDQKNHFWVVPKEVKNIIIGKKVMVTGAFQTSSDVLIAGEDRKTSVVFGTNLKQWADANNPGKQNLKEWHYAQFENRGGVMSIRNLMVLNPFSYFVQGFGHVVHVKSCDFIDNRGGNQNHSDGFVGGNGSTVDDCYFEAGDDVFKAYFNYSVSNCTIKMVENAVPIQLGWGNYSNGAVCNFKNIKIIGDSGRGATDNAVIDGRAGKFTVTVNIDGLEVDNPNAVMVSLWESTMTLNGTITDAKINVGQYSKRRTAGQNNLKICNTTDQKSNYNCKP from the coding sequence ATGAAAAAATATATCATACTCATTGTACTTTTGATTGGGGTATTTCCCGTATTTTCTCAATCGATTTCCGAATTGAAACAAAATTATTCTGGGAAAATTAAATGGGATGAAAAGACTAAAACAGTACATTTTCTTAAAACTGGAGTTATATTCTTTGCCCAAAAAACAGGTATAGGGAAGGACTTAGAAAACGATCAAAAAAATCATTTTTGGGTTGTTCCAAAGGAAGTTAAAAATATCATCATAGGCAAAAAAGTAATGGTTACAGGAGCGTTTCAAACCAGCTCGGATGTTTTGATTGCAGGAGAAGATAGAAAAACATCGGTCGTTTTTGGAACTAATTTAAAGCAATGGGCAGACGCTAATAATCCTGGAAAACAGAATTTAAAAGAATGGCATTATGCACAGTTTGAAAACAGGGGCGGAGTTATGTCGATTAGGAATTTGATGGTTTTAAATCCGTTTTCTTATTTTGTTCAAGGTTTTGGTCATGTTGTTCATGTCAAAAGTTGTGATTTTATTGATAATCGTGGAGGCAATCAAAATCATAGTGATGGCTTTGTTGGCGGAAATGGTTCTACGGTCGATGATTGTTATTTTGAAGCAGGTGATGATGTTTTTAAAGCCTATTTTAATTATTCAGTTTCAAATTGTACCATAAAAATGGTCGAAAATGCAGTTCCAATTCAATTGGGTTGGGGTAATTATTCCAATGGAGCTGTCTGTAATTTTAAAAACATAAAAATTATTGGAGATTCTGGACGTGGTGCAACCGACAACGCAGTTATCGATGGCCGTGCAGGAAAATTTACTGTTACTGTTAATATTGATGGTTTGGAAGTGGATAATCCGAATGCCGTAATGGTAAGTTTATGGGAGAGCACGATGACATTAAACGGTACTATAACAGACGCAAAAATTAATGTAGGGCAATATTCAAAAAGAAGAACTGCGGGACAAAATAATTTGAAAATTTGCAATACTACAGACCAAAAATCGAATTATAACTGTAAACCATAA
- a CDS encoding glycoside hydrolase family 27 protein, translating into MQSYHKLLVLGAVIGLFTVNFTYSQDKNRDKTADFKSFATTPPMGWNSYDAYQGAVTEKQFLQAVDILEKKLLPLGYNTATIDFCWFNPGPKGWDEKNWKTFPLKQEKDAKGNFSPILTMDQYGRLLPAINRFPSAKNDTGFKSIGDYVHNKKMKFGIHIMRGIARQAVAQNTPIKNSKYFAKDIAKLQDTCKWNNNMYGVDPFKPGAQEYYNSLFELYAKWGVDFVKVDDISAPTYHSKEIELIRKAIDNCGRPMVLSLSCGETMVSYANHLEKNANMYRISIDFWDKWKSVAHMFDLAYAWQPLINQGTWPDLDMIPIGNLCIGDYPLQEESSDKTEHFSRLNKDEQKTLMTLWCFAKSPLIWGGDPLTSKAEDFEMISNSKLLDIDQNSINNHQVANFVYEGMQREDRIWTAESKDGKEKYIAFFNLGEKSRDLSFYFHWEYWDGNYKFVDLWTNEELGDFSNVFTAKNIPVHGVKAYKMIKK; encoded by the coding sequence ATGCAATCATATCATAAACTTCTTGTTTTAGGTGCTGTAATTGGACTTTTCACAGTGAATTTCACCTACAGTCAAGACAAAAACCGAGATAAAACAGCTGATTTTAAATCTTTTGCGACCACACCGCCGATGGGTTGGAATAGTTATGACGCTTATCAAGGAGCGGTAACCGAAAAACAATTTTTGCAGGCTGTTGATATATTAGAAAAGAAATTATTGCCCTTGGGATACAATACCGCAACAATAGATTTTTGTTGGTTTAATCCAGGTCCCAAAGGATGGGATGAGAAAAACTGGAAAACTTTTCCTTTAAAACAAGAAAAAGATGCCAAAGGGAACTTTTCTCCTATACTAACGATGGATCAATACGGTCGTTTGTTGCCTGCAATCAATCGTTTTCCATCTGCTAAAAATGATACAGGATTTAAATCGATAGGCGATTATGTTCATAATAAAAAAATGAAATTTGGAATTCATATTATGAGAGGAATTGCGCGTCAAGCAGTTGCTCAAAACACTCCCATAAAGAATTCAAAATATTTTGCAAAAGATATTGCTAAATTGCAAGACACTTGCAAATGGAATAATAATATGTATGGCGTAGACCCTTTTAAACCAGGTGCTCAAGAATATTATAATTCTCTTTTTGAATTGTATGCAAAATGGGGCGTTGATTTTGTTAAAGTGGACGATATTTCGGCACCAACTTATCATTCAAAAGAAATTGAATTAATACGAAAAGCAATCGATAATTGCGGTCGTCCGATGGTTTTGAGTTTGTCATGTGGTGAAACAATGGTGAGTTATGCCAACCATTTAGAAAAAAATGCAAATATGTACCGTATTTCGATTGATTTTTGGGACAAATGGAAAAGTGTAGCACATATGTTCGATTTGGCTTATGCATGGCAACCACTGATAAATCAAGGTACCTGGCCAGATTTAGATATGATTCCAATTGGTAACTTGTGTATTGGTGATTACCCTTTGCAAGAAGAGAGTAGCGATAAAACCGAGCATTTTTCTAGGTTGAACAAAGACGAGCAAAAAACATTAATGACACTTTGGTGTTTTGCTAAATCACCCTTAATTTGGGGAGGAGATCCTTTGACAAGTAAAGCCGAAGATTTTGAGATGATTAGTAATTCAAAATTATTGGATATTGATCAAAATAGTATTAATAATCATCAAGTGGCCAATTTTGTTTATGAAGGGATGCAACGTGAAGATCGTATTTGGACTGCAGAATCTAAAGATGGGAAAGAAAAATACATCGCATTTTTTAACCTTGGGGAAAAATCAAGAGATCTAAGTTTTTATTTTCATTGGGAATATTGGGATGGTAATTACAAATTTGTCGATTTATGGACTAACGAGGAGTTAGGGGATTTTTCGAATGTGTTTACAGCCAAGAATATACCAGTTCACGGAGTTAAAGCATATAAAATGATAAAAAAATAA
- a CDS encoding glycoside hydrolase family 27 protein — MNTKISNRALKPPMGWNSWDCFGTNVTEDEVKENANFIANNLKQFGWEYVVVDLGWYGTEIDNHNYKTENIPQLIDDYGRLIPDPIRFPSSINGAGFKPLADYIHGLGLKLGIHIMRGIPVQAVQQKSKVKGTNLTADQISYDRERCPWFNSLRTLDFSKPETQAYYDSIFEMYAGWGVDYIKADDVNAWSEVHRSSGSPTGEGSPYRIDDIEGMAKAIDNSGRDIVFSISPGGPETTIINHLRNNANLWRISADFWDEWGSLKMQMNRCATWAPFVTAGHWPDADMLPLGDLPRGESGGTNRVSNFTNDEQTTVMTLWSMFRSPLMFGGNLPKTSEFTISLISNEEVLEVNQNSWNNRLLKGNEEEKIWIAENEKGIYFALFNISDEEREITMNFSDVNCNDEVTVRDLWKKGNLGNYTTSFSAKVAPHGAKMYLISK, encoded by the coding sequence ATGAATACTAAAATTTCTAATAGGGCATTGAAACCGCCTATGGGCTGGAACAGTTGGGATTGTTTTGGTACCAATGTAACAGAAGATGAAGTAAAAGAAAATGCTAATTTTATTGCAAATAACTTAAAACAATTTGGTTGGGAATATGTTGTGGTTGATTTGGGTTGGTATGGAACCGAAATTGATAATCATAACTACAAAACCGAAAATATCCCGCAATTGATAGATGATTATGGTCGATTAATTCCCGATCCAATTCGTTTTCCATCCTCAATAAATGGTGCGGGATTTAAACCTTTAGCCGATTATATTCACGGTTTAGGATTAAAATTAGGCATACATATTATGCGTGGAATTCCTGTTCAAGCGGTGCAGCAAAAGTCAAAAGTAAAAGGCACCAATCTAACAGCGGATCAAATATCTTACGATAGAGAAAGATGTCCGTGGTTCAATAGCTTGAGAACATTAGATTTTTCAAAACCTGAAACACAAGCATACTATGATTCTATATTTGAAATGTATGCAGGTTGGGGTGTAGATTATATCAAAGCTGACGATGTAAATGCCTGGTCTGAAGTGCATAGAAGTAGTGGTTCTCCAACAGGTGAGGGTTCCCCATATAGAATTGATGATATCGAAGGAATGGCAAAAGCCATAGACAATTCCGGTAGAGATATAGTTTTTAGTATTTCTCCTGGTGGTCCGGAAACAACCATCATCAATCATTTAAGAAACAACGCAAATTTATGGCGTATATCAGCAGATTTTTGGGATGAATGGGGTTCGCTAAAGATGCAAATGAATCGTTGCGCCACCTGGGCTCCTTTTGTAACAGCTGGACATTGGCCAGATGCCGATATGTTGCCTTTAGGGGATTTGCCAAGAGGTGAGTCTGGAGGAACTAACCGAGTTTCAAACTTCACCAATGATGAACAAACTACAGTTATGACACTTTGGTCCATGTTTCGTTCTCCATTGATGTTTGGCGGTAATTTGCCTAAAACATCGGAATTTACTATCAGTTTAATTAGTAATGAAGAGGTTTTGGAAGTGAATCAGAATAGCTGGAACAATCGCTTATTAAAAGGAAATGAAGAAGAGAAAATCTGGATAGCTGAAAATGAGAAAGGAATATACTTTGCCCTTTTTAATATTTCGGATGAAGAACGAGAAATCACAATGAATTTTTCCGATGTAAATTGTAATGATGAAGTGACAGTTAGGGATTTATGGAAAAAAGGAAATCTTGGTAATTACACTACAAGTTTTTCAGCAAAAGTAGCTCCTCATGGGGCTAAAATGTATTTAATATCAAAGTAA
- a CDS encoding transketolase family protein, with protein MSNIDLRAADNIRALAIAMVEQANSGHPGGPMGGGDYMHILYSEFLNFDPSDMAWPFRDRFFMDAGHLSTLLYAQYYLLGKYEKEDIKKFRQWGSVTPGHPEVDVLRGVENTSGPLGQGHTMGVGAAIAAKFLAERFGYWMDHKIYGFISDGGVQEEISQGAGRIAGHLGLNNFIMFYDSNDVQLSTMTGEVTSEDTAKKYEAWGWNVMTIDGHNHDEIRKALTAANQEKERPTLIIGKTIMGKGCVTATGANWEGHCELHGQPIGHTGADFKATLKNLGANVEDPFAIYQDVEAYYDSLLKRKIEESSVKKAAIASWRNENPELSNKLDGFLAGKLPDLDFESIVNKTGLATRAASANVLAYLAENVENMIVSSADLSNSDKTDGFLKKTQALRKDDFSGAFLQAGVAELTMAAIANGIALHGGVIPVVATFFVFSDYMKPAIRMSAIQELPVKYVWTHDAFRVGEDGPTHQPIEQEAQIRLLEKLKNHSGEPCFIALRPADSAETNVAWKMALENTKVPTGLILSRQGIKDLPATSSSRYQEALQAEKGGYTIVEVENPDVVLIANGSEVATLIEGASLLESRENIKAKVVSVPSEGLFRLQLEEYQESIIPANKPVFGLTAGLPVNLQGLIGKNGKVFGLDHFGYSAPATVLDEKFGFTGENVFKQVMELLKLKK; from the coding sequence ATGAGTAACATTGATTTAAGAGCAGCAGATAATATTAGAGCATTAGCCATTGCAATGGTAGAACAAGCCAATTCCGGACATCCAGGTGGTCCAATGGGCGGTGGAGATTATATGCACATTTTGTATTCAGAATTTTTAAATTTTGACCCGAGCGATATGGCTTGGCCATTCAGAGATCGTTTCTTTATGGATGCGGGGCATCTATCAACCTTATTATATGCTCAATATTACTTATTGGGGAAATATGAAAAAGAAGATATCAAAAAGTTCAGACAATGGGGCTCAGTAACTCCAGGTCACCCAGAAGTAGACGTTTTGCGTGGTGTTGAAAATACTTCTGGTCCATTAGGGCAGGGCCATACGATGGGAGTTGGTGCCGCTATTGCAGCAAAATTCTTAGCCGAACGTTTCGGGTATTGGATGGATCATAAGATCTATGGATTTATTTCTGATGGTGGTGTTCAAGAAGAAATTTCTCAAGGTGCGGGAAGAATTGCAGGACATTTAGGATTGAACAATTTTATAATGTTTTATGACTCTAATGATGTGCAATTGTCAACAATGACCGGCGAAGTTACTTCTGAAGATACAGCAAAAAAATATGAAGCTTGGGGATGGAATGTGATGACCATCGATGGACATAATCACGATGAAATCAGAAAAGCTTTAACTGCTGCAAATCAAGAAAAAGAGAGACCGACCCTGATTATTGGTAAAACCATTATGGGTAAGGGTTGTGTTACTGCGACTGGAGCAAATTGGGAAGGTCATTGTGAATTGCACGGTCAACCGATAGGTCATACCGGTGCCGACTTTAAAGCAACTTTGAAAAATTTAGGAGCCAATGTTGAGGATCCATTTGCAATATACCAAGATGTTGAAGCCTATTATGACTCTTTATTAAAAAGAAAAATTGAAGAATCTAGTGTCAAAAAAGCGGCAATCGCTAGTTGGAGAAATGAAAATCCAGAATTGTCAAATAAACTGGATGGATTTTTAGCAGGTAAATTACCAGATTTGGATTTTGAATCCATTGTTAATAAAACAGGATTAGCAACAAGAGCAGCATCGGCTAATGTCTTGGCTTATTTGGCTGAGAATGTTGAAAATATGATCGTTTCTTCTGCGGATTTATCTAATAGTGATAAAACAGATGGTTTCTTAAAAAAAACACAAGCATTAAGGAAGGATGATTTTTCAGGTGCCTTTTTACAAGCAGGTGTTGCCGAATTGACTATGGCTGCCATTGCCAACGGTATCGCTTTGCATGGAGGTGTAATTCCGGTAGTAGCGACGTTCTTTGTCTTTTCAGATTATATGAAACCGGCAATTAGAATGAGTGCTATTCAGGAGTTACCTGTGAAGTATGTCTGGACTCACGATGCTTTTAGAGTGGGAGAAGATGGACCAACGCATCAGCCAATTGAACAAGAAGCGCAAATAAGATTGTTGGAAAAATTAAAAAATCATAGTGGAGAACCGTGTTTTATTGCATTACGGCCTGCAGATTCTGCCGAGACAAATGTAGCTTGGAAAATGGCACTAGAGAATACTAAAGTGCCTACAGGATTGATTTTGTCTCGCCAAGGAATTAAGGATTTACCCGCTACATCTTCGTCAAGATACCAAGAGGCACTTCAAGCAGAAAAAGGAGGCTACACTATTGTAGAAGTAGAAAACCCAGATGTAGTTTTAATTGCTAACGGATCGGAAGTAGCTACTCTAATCGAAGGAGCTAGTTTACTTGAAAGTCGAGAAAATATTAAAGCAAAAGTGGTTTCTGTTCCTTCTGAAGGACTATTCAGATTGCAGTTAGAAGAATATCAAGAAAGCATTATTCCTGCCAATAAGCCAGTATTTGGATTGACAGCAGGTTTGCCAGTTAATCTTCAAGGTTTAATTGGAAAAAATGGAAAAGTTTTTGGACTAGATCATTTTGGTTATTCAGCACCAGCAACGGTATTGGATGAAAAATTTGGTTTTACAGGCGAGAATGTTTTCAAACAAGTAATGGAATTATTAAAATTAAAAAAATAG
- a CDS encoding L-ribulose-5-phosphate 4-epimerase: MSKYNSLKQECYEANMQLNALGLVVYTFGNVSAVHREDGVFAIKPSGVAYEDLKPEDMVIVDFDNNIIEGSMRPSSDTKTHAYLYKNWKEIGGIAHTHAMYSVSWAQSQLDIPIFGTTHADHLTADIPCAPPMSDELIRGNYEHNTGIQILDCFKDKNLSHEEVEMVLIGNHGPFTWGKTAAKAVYNSKVLETIAQMAFITRQINPTAPRLKDSLIKKHYERKHGVDSYYGQK, encoded by the coding sequence ATGAGTAAGTATAATTCATTAAAACAAGAATGTTACGAGGCAAATATGCAATTAAATGCATTGGGTTTGGTAGTTTATACTTTTGGTAATGTCAGTGCTGTTCATAGGGAAGATGGCGTATTTGCCATCAAACCTAGTGGAGTCGCTTATGAAGATTTAAAACCAGAGGATATGGTGATTGTCGACTTTGATAATAATATTATTGAAGGTAGTATGCGTCCCTCTTCAGACACAAAAACACACGCTTATTTGTACAAGAATTGGAAAGAAATTGGCGGAATTGCGCACACTCATGCTATGTATTCAGTGTCATGGGCTCAATCGCAATTAGATATTCCAATCTTTGGAACAACTCATGCGGATCATTTAACGGCAGATATTCCTTGCGCTCCGCCAATGAGTGATGAGTTGATAAGAGGTAATTATGAGCACAATACAGGTATTCAGATTCTAGATTGTTTCAAGGATAAAAACCTTTCTCACGAGGAAGTAGAGATGGTTTTGATTGGAAATCACGGGCCATTTACCTGGGGAAAAACGGCTGCTAAGGCGGTATATAACAGTAAAGTATTAGAAACAATTGCGCAAATGGCTTTCATTACGAGACAGATTAATCCCACTGCGCCGAGATTGAAAGATTCCTTGATTAAAAAACATTATGAACGTAAACACGGTGTAGATTCTTATTACGGTCAAAAATAA
- a CDS encoding ribulokinase: MSTQKYSIGMDFGSDSVRALVVNTSTGEELATAVHYYSRWEEGKYCDPSKNKFRQHPLDYIEGVEKTIKSVVSQVSDEVINNIIGIGVDTTGSTPVAVDKTGTPLALLKGFEENPNAMFVLWKDHTGIKEADEINALCKKWDIDYSQYEGGIYSSEWFWSKILHVSRADSSVLEAAYSWVEHCDWIPFLLTGGTDVTQMKRSRCSAGHKALWHESYGGLPPNDFFVALDPILDGLTNRLYTATYTSDVAAGTLSQEWADRLGLSTSVVVAVGAFDCHMGAVGVNIEPYFLTKVMGTSTCDIVVTPLQEKEHLVKGICGQVDGSVIPNMLGLEAGQSAFGDIYAWYERLLSWPIKEIIGATSILDEATKKALIAETVAKIIPKLSEAAAKEPIGASGELALDWMNGRRTPDANQNLKGVIAGINLGSAAPKVFRALVEASCFGAKTIADRFVSEGIPINGVIALGGIAKKSPFIMQMMADVLNMPIKVAQSEQACALGAAIFGSVAATVHEDTFAAMNAMASPFEIVYEPNAENATAYREVYERYIALGVTIEDHIMKNL; encoded by the coding sequence ATGAGTACTCAGAAATATTCGATTGGAATGGATTTTGGCTCCGATTCGGTTCGCGCTCTAGTGGTAAATACGTCAACAGGCGAAGAATTGGCAACTGCAGTCCATTATTATTCCCGTTGGGAGGAAGGAAAGTATTGTGATCCTTCTAAAAATAAATTTAGACAACATCCTTTGGATTATATTGAAGGAGTAGAAAAAACTATTAAATCAGTTGTTTCACAAGTTTCTGATGAAGTTATTAATAATATTATTGGTATTGGTGTGGATACTACAGGATCTACTCCAGTAGCAGTAGATAAGACTGGTACTCCATTGGCATTGTTAAAAGGATTTGAAGAAAATCCCAACGCAATGTTTGTGCTTTGGAAAGATCATACCGGGATTAAGGAAGCAGATGAAATTAATGCTTTGTGCAAAAAATGGGATATAGATTATTCTCAGTATGAAGGAGGAATTTATTCTTCTGAGTGGTTTTGGTCAAAAATTTTACATGTTTCAAGAGCAGATTCTTCTGTTTTGGAGGCAGCTTATTCGTGGGTTGAACATTGTGATTGGATTCCGTTTTTATTAACAGGAGGAACTGATGTAACTCAAATGAAACGCAGCCGTTGCTCAGCAGGACATAAAGCTTTATGGCACGAATCGTACGGAGGCTTACCTCCAAATGATTTTTTTGTTGCTCTAGATCCTATTTTAGATGGCTTAACCAATAGATTATATACTGCAACCTACACTTCAGATGTTGCTGCAGGAACACTTTCGCAAGAATGGGCAGATCGTTTAGGATTGTCAACTTCTGTTGTTGTGGCAGTAGGAGCTTTTGATTGTCATATGGGTGCAGTAGGAGTAAACATTGAGCCGTATTTTTTAACTAAAGTAATGGGAACTTCTACTTGTGATATTGTGGTTACTCCACTGCAAGAAAAAGAACATTTAGTGAAAGGAATTTGCGGACAAGTGGATGGTTCTGTAATTCCAAATATGTTAGGATTAGAGGCAGGTCAATCTGCTTTTGGAGATATTTATGCTTGGTATGAGCGTTTGTTATCTTGGCCAATAAAGGAAATTATTGGTGCTACTTCCATTTTAGATGAAGCTACAAAAAAAGCATTAATAGCAGAAACAGTTGCTAAAATTATTCCAAAGTTGAGTGAAGCTGCGGCGAAAGAACCGATTGGTGCTTCCGGAGAATTAGCTTTGGATTGGATGAACGGAAGAAGAACACCAGATGCCAATCAGAACTTAAAAGGAGTAATAGCAGGTATAAACTTGGGCAGCGCGGCACCAAAAGTGTTTAGAGCACTTGTTGAAGCCTCTTGTTTTGGTGCTAAAACTATTGCGGATCGATTCGTTTCTGAAGGTATTCCAATTAACGGAGTTATTGCTTTAGGAGGAATTGCAAAAAAATCACCTTTTATTATGCAAATGATGGCAGATGTTTTAAACATGCCAATCAAGGTGGCACAATCAGAACAAGCTTGTGCTTTGGGTGCAGCCATTTTTGGTTCCGTTGCAGCAACAGTACACGAGGATACATTTGCAGCAATGAATGCAATGGCTAGCCCATTTGAAATTGTTTATGAACCAAATGCAGAAAATGCAACAGCCTATCGTGAAGTTTACGAACGATACATCGCGCTAGGAGTTACAATAGAAGATCATATAATGAAAAACCTATAA
- the fsa gene encoding fructose-6-phosphate aldolase, protein MKFFIDTANLNEIAEAQALGVLDGVTTNPSLMAKEGITGAANILKHYVDICNIVDGDVSAEVIATDFEGMVQQGEELAALHPQIVVKLPMIAAGVKACKYFSDKGIRTNVTLVFSVGQALLAAKAGATYVSPFLGRLDDISTDGLGLIAEIRQVYDNYDFKTQILSASVRNTMHVINCAKIGSDVMTGPLSSITGLLKHPLTDSGLAQFLADYQKGNK, encoded by the coding sequence ATGAAGTTTTTTATCGATACAGCAAATTTGAATGAAATCGCAGAAGCGCAAGCATTGGGAGTTTTAGATGGTGTTACCACAAATCCCTCTTTGATGGCGAAAGAAGGAATAACCGGTGCGGCAAATATTTTGAAACATTATGTAGACATCTGCAATATTGTTGATGGGGATGTTTCTGCCGAAGTTATTGCTACTGATTTTGAAGGAATGGTTCAACAAGGAGAGGAATTAGCCGCTTTGCACCCACAGATAGTGGTAAAATTACCAATGATAGCCGCTGGAGTTAAAGCCTGTAAATATTTTTCTGATAAAGGAATTAGAACCAATGTAACTTTAGTTTTTTCAGTAGGACAAGCTTTACTAGCTGCCAAAGCAGGTGCGACTTATGTGTCTCCTTTCTTAGGAAGACTAGACGATATTTCTACTGATGGTTTGGGATTAATTGCTGAAATCAGACAAGTATATGATAATTATGATTTTAAAACTCAAATATTATCAGCTTCGGTTCGTAACACGATGCACGTTATCAATTGTGCTAAAATAGGTTCAGATGTAATGACGGGCCCACTTTCGTCGATTACTGGCTTGTTGAAACACCCTTTGACAGATAGCGGATTGGCTCAATTTTTAGCTGATTATCAAAAAGGGAATAAATAG
- the araA gene encoding L-arabinose isomerase, which produces MIDLKKYEVWFVTGSQHLYGPETLRQVAEHSQQIAKAYNNSSTIPVSVVFKPVVKSSDEIHQVCKEANNTDNCIGLITWMHTFSPAKMWIAGLQALQKPFLHLHTQFNRDIPWGTIDMDFMNLNQSAHGDREFGFIVSRMRINRKVVVGHWENEDVIKQVANWSRVAVAAADSKTMKVARFGDNMRQVAVTEGNKVSAQIKFGYEVNGYGIGDLTKYINQVSDKEVTELIKEYADNYTLAKNIVAGAEKHFSLRDSAQIEIGLRAFLTEGGFTAFTNTFENLNGMKQLPGIATQRLMASGIGYGGEGDWKTAALVRSMKVMAAGLEGGNSFMEDYTYHFDPKNSAVLGSHMLEICPSIAKGEVRVEVHPLGIGGKEDPARLVFNAGAGSALNASVIDMGNRFRLLVNKVEALEIDNEMPKLPVARVLWDAKPDLQTAASAWILAGGAHHTGYSQNLSAEQMQDFAEMMDIEFLLIDEKTDLYRFKQELRWNDTSYGINSRY; this is translated from the coding sequence ATGATAGATTTAAAAAAATATGAAGTTTGGTTTGTGACAGGGAGTCAACATTTATATGGTCCAGAAACATTAAGACAAGTAGCTGAACATTCACAGCAAATTGCTAAAGCATATAATAACAGCTCTACAATCCCAGTAAGTGTTGTATTTAAACCAGTCGTGAAATCATCTGATGAAATACATCAAGTTTGTAAGGAGGCCAACAATACTGATAATTGTATTGGTTTAATTACTTGGATGCATACTTTTTCACCAGCTAAAATGTGGATTGCGGGATTGCAAGCTTTACAGAAGCCATTTTTGCATTTGCACACGCAATTCAATAGAGATATTCCTTGGGGAACCATCGATATGGATTTTATGAATTTAAACCAGTCTGCTCATGGTGATCGTGAATTTGGATTCATTGTATCAAGAATGCGTATCAATCGTAAAGTAGTGGTTGGGCATTGGGAAAATGAAGATGTGATAAAACAAGTTGCAAACTGGTCTCGAGTTGCTGTCGCAGCGGCGGATTCTAAGACAATGAAAGTGGCTCGTTTTGGCGACAATATGAGGCAAGTTGCTGTTACGGAAGGGAACAAAGTTTCTGCTCAAATAAAATTTGGTTATGAAGTAAATGGGTATGGTATTGGAGATTTGACAAAATATATCAATCAAGTTAGCGATAAAGAAGTAACAGAATTGATTAAGGAATATGCAGATAACTACACCTTAGCAAAAAACATCGTAGCAGGTGCTGAAAAACATTTTTCGTTAAGAGATTCAGCTCAAATCGAAATAGGGTTAAGAGCTTTTCTAACAGAAGGTGGTTTTACAGCTTTTACAAATACATTTGAAAATTTGAACGGAATGAAACAACTTCCAGGTATCGCAACCCAACGTTTGATGGCAAGTGGTATTGGATATGGCGGAGAAGGAGATTGGAAAACTGCTGCATTAGTTCGTTCTATGAAAGTGATGGCTGCTGGATTAGAAGGTGGTAATAGCTTTATGGAAGACTACACCTACCATTTCGACCCGAAAAATTCAGCTGTTTTAGGTTCACATATGTTAGAAATCTGTCCTTCGATTGCCAAAGGGGAAGTTCGAGTTGAAGTACATCCATTGGGAATAGGAGGAAAAGAAGATCCAGCTCGTTTGGTATTCAATGCTGGAGCAGGAAGTGCTTTAAATGCTTCGGTTATTGATATGGGTAATCGTTTCAGATTATTGGTAAATAAGGTAGAGGCTTTAGAAATTGACAACGAGATGCCAAAACTACCAGTAGCTCGCGTTTTATGGGATGCAAAACCAGATTTGCAAACTGCTGCTTCAGCTTGGATTTTAGCTGGAGGAGCACACCATACAGGCTACAGTCAAAATTTATCTGCCGAACAAATGCAAGATTTTGCCGAAATGATGGATATCGAATTTTTATTAATCGACGAGAAAACAGATCTATACCGATTCAAACAAGAATTGCGTTGGAACGACACTTCTTATGGTATCAATAGCCGTTATTAA